Proteins encoded within one genomic window of Siniperca chuatsi isolate FFG_IHB_CAS linkage group LG4, ASM2008510v1, whole genome shotgun sequence:
- the asz1 gene encoding ankyrin repeat, SAM and basic leucine zipper domain-containing protein 1: MGSFMDYAFPAGDESDASNDDWDIGCSDKKSSCIEGLDAVIPHAEDNLSMLKRAISKGDIGAVEQLLDNGMDVETRLGFDWTPLMCAVSVANYDLAKLLLDRGASANFSKDHWTLLMASCTASASEDKIARCVELLLSRNADPNVVDRSEMTCLMLTAKSGYSKVINLLVSHGAEINVQDSNGYTALSIAVQYGREEAVLKLIQLGADKTIRTAAGKSPADLAVIFKHPQIGRILASSSHISTVQAFSSIEETLSKFFKTNSELPPSKESVTKFDDLELLLHGLDLGYLTDIMTEHDITWSYLLTMEKEDLEKIGITDPVDQQKVLSAVQQMHLDKVDLDTISQLGAADSGSEELHNFLIGVRQQCCYLTEIIQDAISRFPRQASQLVFSLDSKKEAQAVCNQLVVQTKDLQKEVVCLRNLLCQMDEAGDCCQIPQPGSHGNWRMRPLSRVALSALGATFLLLLYKASGKVYQQMYRSVC; encoded by the exons ATGGGCAGCTTCATGGATTATGCTTTCCCAGCTGGAGATGAAAGCGACGCCAGCAATGACGATTGGGATATCGGGTGTTCGGATAAAAAGTCTTCTTGCATCGAG GGTCTGGATGCTGTTATACCACATGCAGAAGATAATTTGTCGATGCTGAAAAGAGCCATCAGTAAAGGAGACATTGGGGCTGTTGAACAGCTGTTGGACAATG GTATGGACGTGGAGACGAGACTTGGCTTTGATTGGACTCCTCTGATGTGTGCTGTCAGTGTGGCTAATTACGACCTGGCCAAACTGCTACTGGACAGAGGGGCAAGTGCCAACTTCAGCAAAG ATCACTGGACGTTGCTCATGGCCAGCTGCACAGCTTCTGCCAGTGAAGACAAAATTGCTCGCTGTGTGGAGCTTCTGCTTTCCAGAAATGCTGATCCCAATGTGGTGGACAG GTCTGAAATGACCTGCCTGATGCTGACAGCCAAGAGCGGCTACAGTAAAGTCATCAACCTGCTCGTCTCCCATGGGGCAGAAATCAATGTCCAGGATAGCAATGGATACACG GCTTTGTCTATAGCAGTGCAGTATGGCAGAGAGGAGGCGGTGCTAAAGCTCATCCAGCTGGGAGCAGACAAAACTATAAGGACCGCGGCTGGCAAGAGCCCTGCCGACCTGGCTGTGATCTTTAAACACCCACAG ATAGGCAGGATTCTGGCCTCTTCATCACACATCTCTACTGTCCAGGCCTTCAGCTCCATTGAGGAGACCCTCTCAAAGTTCTTCAAAACTAACTCTGAACTGCCACCTTCCAAGGAAAG TGTAACCAAGTTTGATGACCTTGAGCTCCTCCTACACGGCCTTGATCTTGGCTACCTCACTGACATCATGACT GAACATGACATCACCTGGAGCTACCTGTTGACAATGGAGAAGGAGGACCTGGAGAAG ATTGGTATCACAGACCCAGTGGACCAGCAGAAGGTGCTGAGTGCTGTGCAGCAGATGCACCTGGACAAAGTGGACCTAGACACGATCAGCCAACTGGGAGCCGCAGACAGTGG GAGTGAGGAGCTGCATAACTTCTTGATAGGTGTAAGACAGCAGTGCTGCTACCTGACGGAGATAATTCAGGACGCCATCAGCCGTTTTCCCCGCCAAGCCTCTCAG CTGGTCTTCTCACTGGACTCGAAGAAGGAGGCCCAGGCCGTCTGCAACCAGCTGGTGGTCCAGACTAAAGACCTGCAGAAAGAAGTCGTCTGTCTCCGCAATCTGCTATGCcag ATGGACGAGGCCGGAGATTGCTGTCAGATTCCTCAACCTGGTTCCCACGGCAACTGGAGGATGCGGCCCCTGAGCAGAGTCGCACTGAGCGCGCTGGGAGCCACCTTCCTCTTGCTCCTCTACAAAGCCAGTGGCAAGGTTTACCAGCAGATGTACAGGAGTGTCTGCTAA